CTGCGCGACGTGGCCGCCCGTCTCATCGGCACCGACGGCGGCTCGACGCTGTTCGGCGAGATCCTCGAAGCGGCCATCGAGATCCTGGGCGGCAACGCCGGCACGATCCAGCTGCTGGACGAGCAGACGCACTGCCTGACCTTCCTCGCCTCCCGCGGCTTCAGCCCGGAGGTCACGGCGCACTTCGCCGTCGTCGACGCGGCCTCGGGCTCCCCGTGCGGCCGGGCGCTGGCCGCCGGTCAGCGGACTTTCATGCGCTTCGACGACCCCGACGATCCCGACCTGGACGGCTCCAACCGCCTGCATCTGGACGACGGCGTGCGCTTCGCCCAATCCACACCGCTGATCAGCCGGTCCGGCCGCCCGATCGGGATGTTCTCCGTCCATTGGGCCGAGCCGCCCGAGCTCAGCGAACGCGAGCTCCGCTTCCTCGACCTGCTGGGTCGCCAGGCCGCCGACCTGATCGAGCGCAACCAGGTGCAGGACACGCTGCTGGCGCGCGAGCGCGAACTGGAGGAGGAAGCCCGACGCAAGGATGAGTTCATCGCCGTGCTGGCCCATGAGCTGCGCAATCCGCTGGCTCCGATCCGCAGCGGCATCGAGGTGCTCAAGCGCGCCAACGGCGACATCAAGCTGATCGAGCGCGTCCGGCCGATGATGGAGCGGCAGATCGGCCAGGTCGTCCACCTCATCGACGACCTGCTGGACGTCTCGCGGATCCGGTCCGGCAAGGTGGAACTGAAACGCGAATGGGTGAGCCTGCAATCGCTCGTCGAGAGCGCGCTGGAGGCGCACCGCGGCCAGGTCGCGACCGGGGGCATCGAGCTCGTGGTCGCACTCGACGACCCGGAACGGCAGCTCGACGTCGATCCGACGCGGCTGTCGCAGGTCATCTCCAACGTGCTCCACAACGCGGTGAAGTTCACCCCGATGGGCGGCCGCATCACGATCCGCTCCACCGTCGAGCCCGCCGCTTCAGGAGAAGGCGCGGAGCAGGTGCTGCGCATCACCGACTCCGGCGTCGGCATCGCCGCGGAGATGCTGCCCAACATCTTCGACCTGTTCACGCAGGCGCGGTCCGACAGCTCGCGACATGGCGGGATGGGGATCGGGCTGGCGCTGTCGCGCAGCCTCATGGCGCTGCACGGCGGCTCGATCGCAGCGACCAGCATAGGCGCGGGCCACGGCAGCGAATTCGTCATCCGGCTGCCCGTGGGCGTGCCCGCGGCGGCGCCCACCGCGCCTGATCGCGCGGAAGGGGACGCCGATCTGGCCGGACTCCGCGTGCTGGTGGTCGACGACAACCAGGACGCCGCCGACGGCGTCGCGATGCTGCTGACGATGTGCGGCGGCGAAGTCCGCGTGGCCTACGACGCCACGCGCATCGTGGACGACGTGCGCACGTTCGAGCCCGGCCTGGTGCTGCTGGACATCGGCCTGCCCGGCATCGACGGCTACCAGGCCTGCCGCAACGTGCGCGAGGAGATCGGCGCCGACGTGCACATCGTGGCCCTGACCGGATGGGGGCAGGAAGAAGACCAGCGCCGCGCGACGGCCGCGGGCTTCAACGCGCATCTCACGAAGCCCGTGGATCTGGCGAGCCTGGCGCGGATCGCGTCGACAGCGGCGCTCAAGACGGATCGATCGATGGGCAGCGCCACCTGACCGACGAGAGGACGGACTGGAAAACGGACTGGAAGACGGGCTAGAAGTCGGCGCCCGTCTTCGCATTGCGCGCGCGGATCGCCTCTTCCGTCCGCGGCACCAGCGTCTCCAGGCCCGTCCGCACGGCCTGGGCCTGCACCTCGTCGATGAACGGCCGGAGCGCCTCGTCATAACGACGGAACGCCTCGACGTGATCGCCGCCGGCAGTCCGCATCGCCTCGCCCAGCGCCGCCGCGCCATCGATGGCCAGCGACCCGCCCATGCCGGCCGCCGGTGACGCGCAGTACGCGGCGTCCCCCACCAGCACGACCCGACCCCGCGACCACGCCGGCATGCGGATCTGGCACAGCTTGTCGAAGTAGAAGCTCGCCGAGGCCTCGATCTCCTTGAGCATCTCCGGCGTCCGCCAACCCACGCCGGCGAACTGCTCGGCGATGATCTCGCGCTGACGCGCCTCATCGCGATGGTCGACGGCGAGCTCGGTCTCGCTGACGAAACCGAGGATGACGTCGGTCTTGTCCTTGTAGGCGTTCAGCATGACCGCCTTGCCCGGCACGTTGAACAGCTGCGCGGTGTCGCGCCCGATGAGCAGCTTGTCCAGGATCGTGATCGAGAAATACTGTTCGAGGAAATGCGCGTACTGCGACTCCTCGCCGAACCAGAGCCTGCGCACGCCCGAGTGCATGCCGTCGCATCCGAGCACGAGATCGAACACGCGCGGCGCGCCGTGCCTGAATGCGACCTCGACGCCGCCGGCCGTCTCGGTCAGCCCGACGATGCTGTCCCCGAACACGAAGCGCGCGCGGCCCTGGGCGGCGTTGAACAGGATGTCGAGCAGCACGTTGCGCTCGATCTCGAACTCGTCCTCCGGCGGCGGCTCGTCCTCCTCGCGGACGACGATCGCCCGCTCGGTGCCGTCGTCGGCGTTCTTGAACTCCCATCGCCGCAGGTGCAGGCGATTCGCGCGGATCGCGTCCAGCACTCCCATGCGCCGGACGATGTCGACGGTGTTCCCGCGGATGTCGACCGCGGTGCCGCCCGTGCGCAGGCCCGGTCCGATCTCGACGACCGTCACGTCGTAGCCCAGCTCGCTCATCCAGTACGCGGACGACAGTCCCGCGAAACTCGCGCCCGAAATGAGCACCTTCTTTCCGTTCATCGACGTCATCCGTTGATCCCATCGCGCGGCAACACGGCGCGATCGACGGAAAGTTTGTACTCGGTATAACTTTTTCGCAAGTAATTTTTTACTCGATACAACTTTCTTCGTCACTGCGGGAGCGGAACGACCTGGCGACGCCCTGCCGACGATCGCGACGTGGTCGCATCGGCTAAGCTGCGCGCCCATGGGCGAGCTACGCGAGAGCAAGAAACGCGAGACCCGGCAACGGATCTCGGATGTGGCGACAGGACTGTTCTTCGAGCGCGGTTTCGACGCCGTGACGATCGACGAGATCGCACTGGGGGCGAACGTGTCGAAGATGACCGTCTTCAACTACTTTCCGCGCAAGGAAGACCTGCTGCTCGACCGCGAGGACGATCTGAAGCTGGCGCCCTTCCGGGAGGCGGTGCGCAACCGGCCGGACGGGCAATCGCCGGTCGACGCGATCCGGGCGCTGCTGCGCACGATGAGCAGCGAGAAGCACCCGCTCTGCTACATCGGCCCGCCGGCGCTGGACTGGTGGCGCGTCCTGGCGTCGAGCGCATCGCTGCAGGCGCGGCTGCGCGAGCTGTCGGACGAGGGCGCCGAGGCGCTCGCGATCGAGCTCGGCGGCGCCAAGCCCGACGGCCGGTCGCGACTGATGGCCGGGTTGATCGCGCTCACGCTGCGCACCGCACGCGAGGAGACGGTCCGGATGATGGCACGCGGTGTTTCGGCGAAGAAGGCGAACGCCGCCTTCCTGGTCCTGATGGAACAGGGGCTGACGGCCGTCGAGACGCTCGAGACACTTCCGCTCCAAGCCGATTGCTGATGATGCGCCCCACCGGATCCGCTGCCTCTTCTCCCCGCCTGATCTGCTTCAACAAGCCCTACGGCGTGCTCAGCCAGTTCACGCCTGAAGGTCGGTGGCGGGGACTGAAGGACTTCCTCCAGATGCCCGGTGTCCACGCTGCCGGGCGGTTGGACGGCGACAGCGAGGGCCTGTTGCTCCTCACCGATGACGGACAGCTCCAGGCCCGCATCGCCAGTCCGCGCTTCAAGATGGACAAGACCTATTGGGTGCAGGTGGAGGGGCTGCCCGACGAGCGCGCCCTGTCCGCGCTGCGCGACGGCGTCGAGCTCAACGACGGGAAGACGCTGCCCGCGCAGGCACGCTTGCTGACCGAGGCGCCGGCGCTCTGGGAGCGGGATCCGCCGATCCGCGTGCGCCAGTCCATCCCGACCTGCTGGATCGAGCTGGTGATCCGGGAAGGCCGCAACCGGCAGGTGCGGCGAATGACGGCGGCGGTCGGGCATCCCACCTTGCGGCTGGTGCGCGCCGCCGTCGGTCCCTACCGGCTGGACGGTCTCCTGCCGGGGGAGTGGCGGGAGTCACCGCTCAGCGCGGCGCTCACCGAAGCGCTCCAGCTCGCGGCAGCGCAGACGCTCAAGGCTTCGTCAACAGCTGCTGCACGCTCGAGAAGTCCAGGCCGCCGCGGCCCGCCCGGCCGTTGAGCGCATAGAGGTTGCGCGCGAGCTCGCCGAGCGGCACGGCCGCGCCGACCTGCAGCGCGGCTTCGACCGCCAGGCCGAGGTCCTTGAGCATCAGGTCGCTGCCGAAGCCGCCGGTGTAGCCGCGCGACGCGGGCGCTTCCGGCTTCACGCCGGGCCAGGGATTGCAGACCTCGGTGGCCCAGCTGCGGCCGGTGCTGACGGCCATCATCGCGGAAAGCGCCTGAGGATCCAGGCCGTGGGACACACCGAGCGCCAGCGCTTCGCCGGTCACCGCCATGATCACGCCGAGCGCCATGTTGTTGCACAGCTTGGCGACCTGGCCGGCGCCGGATGCACCCATGTGGAAGATGTTCCTGCCCATCGCGGACAGCACGGGGCGGGCGCGTTCCAGCGCCGCCGCCTCGCCGCCGACGATGAAGGTCAGCGTGCCCGCTGCGGCGCCTGCCGTGCCGCCGGACACCGGCGCATCGATCATCGCGAGCCCGCGTGCTTGCGCGGCCTCGGCCACGCGCTGCGCGCTCGCCGGGGCGATGGTGCTGCAGTCGATGACAAGCGCGCCCGCGGCGATGCGGGCGATGAGCCCGTCGTCGCCAAGGAACAGCGACTCGACGTGCTTGCTGGCCGGCAGCATCGAGATCACCACCGATGCGCCTTCCACGGCCGCTGCGGCCGAGGGCGCCACGGTGACGCCCACCGCGCGCGCCGCCGTCAGCGCGGCCTCGCTCAAGTCGAAGGCCGCGACCGCGTAGCCGCCCTTCACCAGATTGGCCGCCATCGGCCCACCCATGTGGCCGAGGCCGATGAAGGCGATGCGTTCAGCGGTCGTCGCTTGGCCGGTTGCGTTGCCCATGGTCCTGTCTCCTTGTCTTGACGGCATGCGCGGTGGGCGATGCCGTGTCGTCATGCAATGTGCTCGATGCGCCCTGCTGCGTTCAACTCAACGCAGATCCGCCAGCGGATGCTCGCCCGTGAAGCGCGGCGCGAGCAGCGCATCCAGATGCGCATCGCCGCCATCGTCCTGCGCGGCACCTTGCCAGCGCGGCGTCTTGTCCTTGTCGATCAACAGCGCCCGCACGCCTTCGGCGAAGTCCGGGAACACGCAGCAGCCGACCGAGGCCTGGTACTCCATCCGGAAGACCTCCGCCAGCGACGCATGCCGCAGGCGGCGCTGCAAGGCGATGGCGAGGACTGCCGACGTCGGCGAGCCTTTCTGGAAGGTCGCCCCCGCGGCCGCCAGCCACGAATCGTCCTCGCAGGCCAGCGAGCGCAGACGTGGCGCGATCGTGGCCAGCGTGTCGTGTGGTCCGATCAGCGCGTCGATGCGATCGCGATGCGGCGCGAGTTGGCCGGGCGCCAGTTCGGCGGAAGGCAGCGCACGCAGCAGGTCGTCGAGCCTTTCGGCATCCGCCGAGCGTTCGCCGTCCCATCGCGCATGCGCGATGGATTCGAGCAACGCGCCCTGGTCCTCGGCGCGCGCGGCGCGATCGGCCAGACCGGCCCAGAGCGCATCCGCCGCATTGAGCGGCGCGCCCGTGAGCGCGAGGAACAGCCCCGTGCGTCCCGGCAGCCGCGAGAGGAACCAGCTCCCGCCCACATCCGGATAGAGGCCCAGCGTGATCTCCGGCATCGCCAGCTTGCTGCGCGGCGTCACCACGCGGTGCGACGCCCCCGCCATCAGGCCGATGCCGCCGCCCATCACGATGCCGTGGCCCCAGACGAGCAGCGGCTTCGGGAAGCGATGGAGGGTGTGGTCGAGGCGGTACTCGCGTTCGAAGAAATCGGCGGCGTCGCGCGGCACCTTGCCGGCTCCGGCCGCGCGCATCGAGCGGTAGAGACCGACCACGTCACCGCCGGCGCAGAAGGCCTTCTCGCTGTTGCCGTCGAGGATCACGCCCGCCACCTGCGGATCGTCGGCCCACGCGTTGAACTGCGCCTGCAGCAGATCGACCATCGGCAGGGTCAGCGCGTTGAGGCTGGCCGGCGCGTTCAGCGTGGCATGGCCGAAGCGATGGCCCGACGCGGTCACGACGGTGCGGAACAGCACCGGTGCGTCGGCGTGTTCGCCTTGGCTCGTGTTCTGGGAAACGGTCATCGTGCCTCCTCAGGCGTTGCGCCACTGCGGGCTGCGCTTGCCCAGGAAGGCTTGCACGCCTTCGCGCTGGTCCTCGGTCTCGAAGAGTCCGATGAAGGCCTCGCGCTCTGCGGCCAACTGCGATTGCGGCGGCGCGGTGCGCGCGCCCTGGATCAATCGCTTGCAAGCGGTGACGCTGGTGGGGCTCTGCGCCTGCACGCGCTCGGCCCATTGCAGCGCCTTCGCCAGCGCGCCACCCTTGGGCACCAGTTCATCAGCGAGCCCGATGCGCAGAGCCGTCTCGGCATCGACGCGCTCGCCCAGCAGCACCATGCGCTTGGCCCAGCTTTCGCCGACGGTCCAACTCAGCCACTGCGTCCCGCCGGCACACGGCAGCAGGCCGACGGTCGCCTCGGGCAACGCCACCACCGCATGCGACTCCGCGATGCGCAGGTCGCAGGCCAGCGCGCACTCCAGGCCTCCGCCCATCGCATAGCCATTGATCGCTGCGACGCTGACGCCGCGGAAACCGGCGAGCGCTTCGAAGGCTTCGCCGAAGCGGCGGGCCATCGTCGCGGCGACGCCCTTGTCGCCATCGGCGAAGAGCTTCAGATCGGCGCCGGCGCTGAAGAACTTCTCGCCGTCGCCGGTGATGACCAGCGCGTAGATCTCGCGGTCGCGGTTGAGATCGCCGACCAGCCGCGTCAGCGCGGCCAGGCTGTCCGCCGTCCACGTGTGTGCGGGTGGATTCGTCAGCGTGACGATCGCAGTGTGGCCGCGGCGTTCCAGCCGCAGACCGGCGTAAACCGCCGTGGTGTCGTGGGTGTCAGTCATGAGGTCACAGATGTGAAGTTGTGGATGAGGTCGAGAGGTTGAAGGTCATCTGACTTCGACAGGCCGCTGGCCCTCACCCCTGCCCTCTCCCGCAAGCGGGAGAGGGAGCAAGAGGAGCCAGTGCTACGGGCAGAGCCGGTCGGACTCCCTCTCCCGCTTGCGGGAGAGGGTGGGGGTGAGGGCCAGCGGCCGCACGAAGTACTCATCACCGGATCGCCTCCGGCGCCTCGTCCAGCAACATCCGTCGCGCGACGATGACGCGCATGATTTCGTTGGTGCCTTCGAGGATCTGATGCACGCGCGCGTCGCGCAGATAGCGCTCCAGCGGGTACTCGCGGATGTAGCCGTAGCCGCCGTGGATCTGCAGCGCCTCGTTGCAGACGCTGAAGCCGATGTCCGTGGCCAAGCGCTTGGCCATCGCGCAATACACCTGCGCGTCGGGCGACTTCGCATCCAGCTTGGACGCGGCGAGCCGCACCATCTGCCGCGCCGACACCAGCTCGGTCGCCATGTCGGCGAGCTTGAACTGCAGCACCTGCATGTCGGCCAGCGCGCGGCCAAACTGGTGGCGCTCATGCATGTAGCGCTGGGCCGCGGCCAGCGCGCCCTGCGCGGCGCCGACCGAGCAGGTCGCGATGTTGATGCGTCCGCCGTCCAGCCCCTGCATCGCGATGCGGAAGCCCTGCCCTTCCTCGCCGAGCAGATGCGACGCCGGCACGCGCACGCCGTCGAAGGCGATGGCGCGCGTGGGCTGGCTGTTCCAGCCCATCTTCTCTTCCTTGCGGCCGTACTGGACGCCGGGCGAGTCGCCTTCAACGAGGAACGCGGAGATCCCATCCGCCCCCGCCCCGCCGGTGCGCGCCATCACGACCAGCACGTCCGTCGCACCGGCGCCGGAGATGAAGGCCTTGTTGCCATCGATCACGTACTCGTCGCCGTCGCGACGCGCGGTCGTGCGCAGCGAGGCGGCGTCCGACCCCGAGCCGGGCTCGGTCAGGCAGTACGACGCCAGCTTCGTTCCACTGCACAAGGCCGGACCGAATCGCCGGGCGATCTCCTCCGTCGCATACGTGCTCACCATCCACGCGGCCATGTTGTGGATGCTGAGGAACGCGGTGGTCGACGGGCAGGCCGTGGCAAGTTCCTCCAGCACGATGGTCGCGTCCAGCCGCGGCAGCCCGAGCCCGCCGCGCTCCGCCGGCGCATACAACCCGCAGAAGCCGAGCTCCCCCGCATGGCGCAGCGTGTCGCGCGGGAAGATCGACTGCGCGTCCCACTCCGCCGCGTGCGGCGCCATCTCGTCGCGGGCGAAGTCGCGCGCCGCCTGCTGGAAGGCGCGTTGCTGCTCGTCGAGCTCGAAGTCCATCAGGTCCTCACCGGTTCAGGAGTCGCGGCTCACTTGAGGCTGATCGTCGTGTTGACGCCGCCGGTGGAGGCGTCGTCGAACCAGCGCGCGGTGACGGTCTTCGTCTGCGTGTAGAAGAGGACGACCTGCTTGCCGTAGGGTCCGAGGTCGCCGAGCTTCGACGCGCGCGATCCGGTGAACGAGAACATCGGCACCGGCACCGGGATGGGCACGTTGATGCCGACCTGGCCGATGTCGATCTCGTCCTCGAATCGACGCGCGGCCGCGCCGGACTGCGTGAACAGCGCGGTGCCGTTGCCGTTCGGATTGGCGTTGATCATCGCGATCGCGTCGTCGAGCGTCGCAGCCTCAGCGACGCACAGGACCGGGCCGAAGACCTCCTGGTCGTAGATCGTCATGCCGGGCTTCACGCCGCTGAAGACCGTCGGGCCGACGAAGTTGCCTTCCTTCAACTGACCGCTGAGCGGCGGCAGCCGCCCGTCGAGGGCCAGCGTCGCGCCATCCTCGATGCCCAGAGCGATCAGGCGTTCCACGCGATCGCGCGCCGCGCAGGAGATCAGCGGACCGACGTCCGTCGTCGCCGAATCGCCGGCGCCCACGCTCAGTCCCTTGGCCTTGGCGATCAGGTCCGGCAGCCACTCGCGCGCGGCGCCGACAAGCACCGCGACCGACACCGCCATGCAACGCTGCCCCGCCGCACCGAAAGCGGCGCCGGCGAGCGCGTTGAGCGTCTGTTCCTTGTGCGCGTCCGGCAGCACGACGGCGTGGTTCTTCGCGCCCATCATGCATTGCACGCGCTTGCCGGACTTGACCGCGCGGTCGTGCACGAGCGTGCCCACGCGCGTCGAGCCGACGAAGGAGATGGCGCGGATGTCGGCGTGGTCGCACAGCGCGTTGACGACGTCCTCGCCGCCGTGCACGACGTTGAGCACGCCCTTCGGGATGCCGGCCTCCAGCGCCAGTTCCACGAGCCGCATCGTCACCATCGGATCCTGCTCCGACGGTTTGAGCACGAAGGTGTTGCCGCAGGCGATGGCCATCGGGAACATCCACAGCGGGATCATCGCTGGGAAGTTGAACGGCGTGATGCCGGCGCAGACGCCCAGCGGCTGCAGCAGGGTGTAGGTGTCGACGCCGCCGGCGACGTTGTGGGCGCGCTCGCCCATCTGCAGCGAGCCGATGTTGGCCGCGTGCTCCACGACCTCGAGCCCGCGGAACACGTCGCCTTCGGCATCGGCGAGGGTCTTGCCCTGCTCGGCGGTGAGCGTCGCGGCCAGCGACTTGATGTTGTCGCGGATCAGTTGCTGGTACTTCAGGAAGATGCGCGCGCGCTGCCCGATGGGCACCTTGCGCCAGGTCTTGAAGGCGTCCTGCGCGGCGGCGATGGCGGCCTCGACTTCATCGGGCGTGGCCATCGGCACGCGGGCCAGGCGTTGCTGCGTCGCGGGGTTGATCACGTCGCGCCACTCGGTGCTGCGCGACTGGACGAACTCGCCGTTGATCAACAACGGAATACGGGGCAACTCTTCGCGGCTCATGCACGGTCTCCAGCAGATCGATGCCATCGTGGCGACCGGTTTCGCGAACCATTCGCGACCCTTTTGGCGGCGCACTCGACGGTGGGTTGAATTTCACAGAGAATCTATCCACACACTTTGCAAGACGCCAGCGCCTCCTCTTGTGAAGCGGTGCCGCGGCAAAACACTCCACAAGAATTCTGTGAAATCAGCGAATCCTGTGAAACGCATGGCCTCTCCCACCGGCACCCCGGCCAGCTCGTCGCGCAAGCTGTTCATCGGACCGCGGATCCGTCGCCTGCGCGAGCAGCTGCAGTGGAACCAGGCCGAGCTGGCGAGCCGTCTCGGCCTGTCGCTGAGCTACGTGTCGCAGATCGAGACCAACCAGCGGCCGGTCACGGCGAGCGTGCTGATCAAGCTCGCCGAGGTCTTCGGCGGCGGCATCGGGCAGTTTTCGGAGGAGCAGGACCAGCAGCTGCTCGCCGATCTCGATGCGGCGCTGCGCGACCGCTCGCTGACGACGACGGTGATGGCTCCGGCGCAGGTCGCGCGGCTGGTGGAGCAGGCGCCGGAACTGGCGGAGTCCTACGTCGCGCTGCATCAGCGCTACCTGCGCCTGCAGGACGAGCACTCGCAGATGATCGACCGCTTCTACGGCGAGCAGGGCCGCGAGGCGGCGGGCGCGACGCCCTCGTTCCGCGGCGAGCCGCTGCCGCACGAGGCGGTGCGTGATCACCTGAACCGCCGCAACAACCACCTCGATGACCTGGACCTGCGCGGCGAGCAGTTGGCGGAGTCGCTCGGTCTGGTGCCGGGTCATCGCGCGCAGCCGCTGCGCGATCTGCTGCTGCAGCGCTACGGCATCAGGACCGAAGTGGGCGACGAGGCCGAGACGCGGGAAGAGACGTCCGACGCCTTCCTGCGGCACTACGACGCGCGCCGGCGGCTGCTGCGCATGCCGCGGTTCCTGAGCGACGCGCAGCAGGCGTTCCAGCTCGCGACGCAGTACGCGCTGATCGCCGAGGCCGATGCCATCGAGGCGGAACTCGGTGCCGGTGCCTTCGTCGATGAAGCGACGCGCGCGCTGGCCCGCCAAGGCTTCGCGCACTACTTCGCCGGCGCGACGCTGCTGCCGTATGGCGAGTTCCTGACGACGGCCCGCAACGCGCGCTACGACATCGAGCTGCTGCAGCAGCGCTTCCAGGTGAGCGTCGAGACGGTCTGCCATCGGCTCTCGACGCTGCAGCGCAACGGCAACCGCGGCGTGCCGTTCTACTTCGTCCGCGTGGACCAGGCGGGCAACATCTCCAAGCGGCAGAGCGCGACGAGTTTCCACTTCGCGCGACACGGCGGCGCATGCCCGCTGTGGCACGTGCACGAGGCCTTCGCGCAGCCGGGTCGCTTCCTCACGCAGATCGCGGAGATGCCCGACGGCAGCCGCTTCTTCGGCATCGCCCGCACGATCGAGCGGCACGGCGGTGGCGGCTACCTCGCGCGTCGCAAGCTCTTCGCGATCGGCTTGGGCTGCGACATCTCGCATGCGCGGGAGCTGGTGTACGCGGAAGGCCTGAGCTTCGACGAGAGCACCGTGTCCAAGCAGGCGATCCCCATCGGCCCCGGCTGCCGCGTGTGCCCGCGCGAGCACTGCGTCCAGCGCGCGTTCCCGCCCGCGGGCAAGGCGCTGGTGGCGGACAGCGACAGCGAGTCGCTGGTGTCGTATCGGTTCACGGGCTGAGAGCGATTCGACCGGCCACTTCACGCTGAGCACACCATCGGCCCCTACGCTGCGCCGATGTCTTGTCAAGCGCCGCCAATGATTCCTGTCGACGCCGCACGCAGGCGCCGTTCGTTCGTCCCTGTGGCGATCTTTGCCGTCGGCGTTTTCGCTCTGTCGTTCTACGAATTGGAGATCGATCCGCTCATCGGCTTCCTGCTCAAGCTGACGGTCTTCACCTGCGGGATCATGGCGCCTCGCCGCACTGCCATTGGTGCGTGGCGAGGCGAGGATCGATGGCGCTGCCGCGTCGCATGCACGGTCACGTTCCTGATATGGGCAGCCTGGATTTCCGGCGGCGTGAACGTCGTCGCCAGGCAGGCCTGGTTCTGGAAAGAACGGGCCTTCTTCGACCGGGCCGTCCGCGAAGCCGCAGACGGACGGGTGCCGTCATGCGTGGCGACGAAACGGTGCATCCATGAACCCGGGCGCGGCGCGGATCTCGCCTTCCCCATGGGCGGAATTCTGGACAACTGGTACGGCGTGGTCCACGCGCCTGCCTGGCAGGATCCTTCGTTCGATCGCGATCGGTCAAGCTTCGACGGTGATCTGGTGGGATGCGATCACCTGAACGGGCCGTACTTCATCTGCAGTTTCACGTAGCGTCGAAGATGCCAAGCGACTAGGCATGGCAACATCCCCGCATGCCCGCCTACGCTTGGTCCTGCCTGTCCTGCGGCCGCTCGAACGCGGCCGCCTGCGAGCGTTGCAGCGAATGCGCCTGCCCCGCTGCGCCACGCTCAAGCCAGATCGAAGACGCCCGGCGCCGGTACACGCAGCGCGGCGGTACGCTCGAGAACGATGCCAGGATGGCTGCGACCTGGGACCCTGACCCCTTCGGTCTGTTGATCAGGCTGTTTTTCGCCCTCCTGCTGGGCTGCTGGCCTCGGCGAAGAGGCGAAGGCTGACATCGCTCCTTGAACAGGCCGGGAAAGCGGGGATCCCTTCATCACTCAACGGGAAACTTTCCGATCGCCGGCGCCGGGACCCGTCTTCGCTGAGAGCGCCTAATGGGGTTCACAAGCAATGCTGGAGTGGACGATGAAGCGCAGTACCAAGCCCCACCCTGACAAGAGACAACGACCCGGCGACGACCGTGCGCTGTCCACCGCGGAGCGATCGGAGCTTCAAC
This genomic stretch from Mitsuaria sp. 7 harbors:
- a CDS encoding acyl-CoA dehydrogenase family protein: MDFELDEQQRAFQQAARDFARDEMAPHAAEWDAQSIFPRDTLRHAGELGFCGLYAPAERGGLGLPRLDATIVLEELATACPSTTAFLSIHNMAAWMVSTYATEEIARRFGPALCSGTKLASYCLTEPGSGSDAASLRTTARRDGDEYVIDGNKAFISGAGATDVLVVMARTGGAGADGISAFLVEGDSPGVQYGRKEEKMGWNSQPTRAIAFDGVRVPASHLLGEEGQGFRIAMQGLDGGRINIATCSVGAAQGALAAAQRYMHERHQFGRALADMQVLQFKLADMATELVSARQMVRLAASKLDAKSPDAQVYCAMAKRLATDIGFSVCNEALQIHGGYGYIREYPLERYLRDARVHQILEGTNEIMRVIVARRMLLDEAPEAIR
- a CDS encoding CoA-acylating methylmalonate-semialdehyde dehydrogenase: MSREELPRIPLLINGEFVQSRSTEWRDVINPATQQRLARVPMATPDEVEAAIAAAQDAFKTWRKVPIGQRARIFLKYQQLIRDNIKSLAATLTAEQGKTLADAEGDVFRGLEVVEHAANIGSLQMGERAHNVAGGVDTYTLLQPLGVCAGITPFNFPAMIPLWMFPMAIACGNTFVLKPSEQDPMVTMRLVELALEAGIPKGVLNVVHGGEDVVNALCDHADIRAISFVGSTRVGTLVHDRAVKSGKRVQCMMGAKNHAVVLPDAHKEQTLNALAGAAFGAAGQRCMAVSVAVLVGAAREWLPDLIAKAKGLSVGAGDSATTDVGPLISCAARDRVERLIALGIEDGATLALDGRLPPLSGQLKEGNFVGPTVFSGVKPGMTIYDQEVFGPVLCVAEAATLDDAIAMINANPNGNGTALFTQSGAAARRFEDEIDIGQVGINVPIPVPVPMFSFTGSRASKLGDLGPYGKQVVLFYTQTKTVTARWFDDASTGGVNTTISLK
- a CDS encoding short-chain fatty acyl-CoA regulator family protein translates to MASPTGTPASSSRKLFIGPRIRRLREQLQWNQAELASRLGLSLSYVSQIETNQRPVTASVLIKLAEVFGGGIGQFSEEQDQQLLADLDAALRDRSLTTTVMAPAQVARLVEQAPELAESYVALHQRYLRLQDEHSQMIDRFYGEQGREAAGATPSFRGEPLPHEAVRDHLNRRNNHLDDLDLRGEQLAESLGLVPGHRAQPLRDLLLQRYGIRTEVGDEAETREETSDAFLRHYDARRRLLRMPRFLSDAQQAFQLATQYALIAEADAIEAELGAGAFVDEATRALARQGFAHYFAGATLLPYGEFLTTARNARYDIELLQQRFQVSVETVCHRLSTLQRNGNRGVPFYFVRVDQAGNISKRQSATSFHFARHGGACPLWHVHEAFAQPGRFLTQIAEMPDGSRFFGIARTIERHGGGGYLARRKLFAIGLGCDISHARELVYAEGLSFDESTVSKQAIPIGPGCRVCPREHCVQRAFPPAGKALVADSDSESLVSYRFTG